Proteins from a genomic interval of Veillonellaceae bacterium:
- the ruvX gene encoding Holliday junction resolvase RuvX gives MRIIALDVGDKTIGIAVSDELGLTAQGVEVIRRTSQANDFKRLNELIDSYKSDTVLIGLPKNMNGTVGPRGELVQQFAEKIAETFSNQKVILWDERLSTVAAERALISADVSRAKRRKVIDKMAAVFILQGYLDSLPRQHLP, from the coding sequence ATGAGAATAATAGCTTTAGATGTTGGGGACAAAACAATAGGAATAGCAGTAAGTGATGAGCTTGGTTTGACTGCTCAAGGAGTGGAAGTTATTCGTCGTACAAGCCAAGCTAATGATTTTAAGAGACTTAACGAGCTTATTGACAGCTACAAATCTGATACAGTGCTTATCGGCCTCCCTAAAAATATGAACGGCACAGTAGGGCCGCGCGGGGAATTAGTACAGCAATTTGCGGAAAAGATTGCAGAAACTTTTTCAAACCAAAAGGTAATTTTATGGGACGAACGTTTGTCAACTGTCGCTGCTGAGCGTGCTTTGATTTCGGCAGATGTAAGTCGGGCAAAACGCCGTAAGGTGATAGATAAGATGGCTGCTGTCTTTATTCTTCAAGGGTATCTTGATAGCTTGCCTCGCCAACATCTTCCTTGA
- a CDS encoding IreB family regulatory phosphoprotein produces the protein MSNLSQETMMFKVGSEENNVASEIIGTVFRALKEKGYNPINQIVGYLLSGDPTYITSHNNARGLIRKLERDELLEEFVRAYVKGK, from the coding sequence ATGTCCAATTTATCCCAAGAAACCATGATGTTTAAGGTTGGCAGTGAAGAAAATAATGTGGCATCTGAAATTATAGGCACAGTTTTCCGAGCTCTTAAAGAAAAAGGCTATAATCCGATTAATCAAATTGTCGGGTACTTATTATCAGGTGACCCAACTTATATTACCAGTCATAATAATGCCCGAGGACTAATTCGTAAATTAGAACGGGACGAATTGCTTGAAGAGTTTGTCAGGGCTTATGTAAAAGGTAAGTAG
- the alaS gene encoding alanine--tRNA ligase, producing the protein MIYMTGNELRKKYLQFFASKDHLILKSYPLIPENDPTLLLIGAGMAPFKPFFTGKMKPPHTRISTSQKCVRTGDIENVGRTARHQTFFEMLGNFSFGDYFKKEAIAWAWEFLTEWLELPEEKLWVTIHPTDDEAFQIWKHEIGVKEDRIIRLEDNFWEIGPGPCGPCSEIYIDLGEERGCGSPDCAVGCDCDRFLEIWNLVFTQFDRDEQGNYQPLAKKNIDTGAGLERIASVLQNKQSNFETDLLFPIIEYAAEVANVAYGQAANSDISLKVIGDHARSLTFMISDGILPSNEGRGYVLRRVLRRAVRHARLLGIEKPFLAKAVDVVVGMFEEPYPDLAEKKEYIKKVIQLEEERFHATLAQGMELLNAQISELKKAGKATLDGATAFKLYDTFGFPWELTAEILNEHGIELDKQAFDAAMSEQRERARAARRDNGNVMVIPDMSNFNFEQLARDAKATSANVALMWKDGKIINEANDGDEVAIVLDVTPFYAEGGGQVGDSGLIRGSIGKAEIETAKKLPNGAIYHVGRIMEGTIKTAEQVKIELNCQRSQDTARNHTATHLLHKALKEVLGDHVNQAGSLVGPDRLRFDFSHFAPVTDEQLARVEQIVNNVILENAGVSVIETTQEIAKDMGAVALFGEKYGDLVRVVIVDAFSKELCGGTHVANTSEIGTFRIISESGIGSGIRRVEAVTGREAIKYTQSRENILLKMAEILKARPEDSINKLEGLIVKVKDLEHEISALNAKSAKAQVQDILKNLKEFNGVQYVIAQVSVNDMDSLRNMADLVRDNLTSGVVLLGATTNDKVNFVAMATKEATAKKIHAGNIVKEAAKVAGGGGGGRPDMAQAGGKNPQKLNDALLAAEEIIKQQLM; encoded by the coding sequence TTGATTTATATGACTGGGAACGAGCTTCGTAAGAAATATTTGCAGTTTTTTGCTAGTAAAGATCACCTTATATTAAAAAGTTATCCGCTTATCCCGGAGAATGACCCTACCTTGCTATTAATCGGTGCTGGCATGGCACCGTTTAAACCTTTTTTTACCGGTAAAATGAAACCGCCTCATACAAGAATTTCTACCAGCCAGAAGTGTGTTCGGACTGGTGATATAGAAAACGTTGGACGTACAGCACGTCATCAGACTTTTTTTGAAATGTTAGGAAATTTTTCATTTGGCGATTATTTTAAAAAAGAAGCAATAGCTTGGGCTTGGGAATTCCTAACTGAGTGGCTTGAACTACCTGAGGAAAAGTTATGGGTTACAATCCATCCAACTGATGATGAAGCTTTTCAGATATGGAAACATGAGATCGGAGTTAAAGAAGACCGCATTATTAGATTGGAAGATAATTTCTGGGAAATTGGGCCTGGCCCATGTGGACCCTGCTCTGAAATATATATTGATTTAGGGGAAGAACGCGGTTGTGGAAGTCCTGACTGTGCCGTCGGCTGTGATTGCGATCGGTTCCTCGAGATTTGGAATTTGGTATTCACGCAATTTGATCGTGATGAACAAGGGAATTATCAACCGTTAGCTAAGAAAAACATTGATACCGGGGCAGGATTGGAAAGAATAGCATCAGTTCTACAAAATAAGCAATCGAATTTCGAAACAGATCTTCTGTTTCCAATTATCGAATACGCTGCTGAGGTGGCCAATGTTGCCTATGGGCAGGCAGCAAATAGTGATATTTCCTTAAAGGTAATCGGTGATCACGCCCGCAGTCTGACATTTATGATTTCGGATGGGATTCTTCCGTCGAATGAAGGCCGTGGGTATGTCTTAAGACGAGTTTTAAGACGCGCTGTTCGACATGCCCGGTTGCTCGGTATTGAGAAGCCATTCTTGGCCAAAGCTGTTGATGTTGTAGTTGGTATGTTTGAAGAACCATACCCCGATTTAGCTGAAAAGAAAGAATACATAAAGAAAGTAATACAGTTGGAAGAAGAACGTTTTCACGCTACTTTGGCCCAAGGAATGGAGCTTCTAAACGCCCAAATTAGTGAACTTAAAAAAGCCGGCAAGGCTACCTTAGATGGAGCGACTGCTTTTAAGCTTTACGACACTTTCGGCTTTCCGTGGGAATTAACTGCTGAAATTTTAAACGAGCATGGAATTGAACTTGACAAGCAAGCTTTCGATGCAGCAATGAGCGAGCAGCGCGAACGGGCTCGAGCTGCCCGTCGTGATAATGGCAATGTGATGGTAATTCCGGATATGTCCAACTTTAATTTTGAGCAGTTAGCAAGAGATGCCAAAGCTACCAGTGCCAATGTAGCACTAATGTGGAAAGACGGTAAAATCATTAATGAGGCTAATGACGGTGATGAAGTTGCCATTGTTCTTGATGTTACACCATTTTACGCAGAAGGAGGCGGCCAGGTAGGTGACTCTGGGTTAATCCGGGGAAGTATAGGCAAAGCAGAAATCGAAACGGCTAAAAAGCTGCCTAATGGTGCAATTTATCATGTAGGTCGGATCATGGAAGGTACAATAAAAACTGCTGAACAAGTAAAAATTGAATTAAATTGCCAACGCAGTCAAGATACAGCTCGCAACCATACAGCAACGCATTTATTGCATAAGGCTCTAAAGGAAGTATTAGGTGATCATGTAAATCAGGCGGGTTCATTAGTTGGGCCTGATAGGCTTCGGTTTGACTTTTCTCATTTCGCCCCAGTAACTGATGAACAACTTGCTCGAGTTGAACAAATTGTAAATAATGTAATACTTGAGAATGCAGGGGTAAGCGTTATCGAGACCACTCAGGAAATAGCTAAAGATATGGGCGCAGTCGCATTGTTTGGTGAGAAGTATGGCGATTTAGTTCGAGTAGTTATTGTTGATGCTTTTAGTAAGGAACTTTGCGGCGGTACTCATGTTGCAAATACTTCAGAAATTGGAACCTTTAGGATAATTTCTGAATCCGGAATTGGCTCAGGGATTAGAAGGGTAGAGGCAGTTACTGGCCGCGAGGCTATTAAATATACCCAATCAAGAGAGAATATCCTGCTTAAAATGGCGGAAATATTAAAAGCAAGGCCCGAAGATAGTATTAATAAACTTGAAGGGCTTATTGTAAAAGTAAAAGATCTTGAACATGAGATATCAGCTCTAAACGCTAAATCCGCTAAAGCCCAAGTTCAGGATATTCTTAAAAACTTGAAGGAATTTAATGGAGTACAATATGTTATTGCTCAAGTCAGTGTCAATGATATGGATAGCTTGCGCAATATGGCAGATTTGGTTCGTGATAATTTAACAAGTGGGGTTGTACTTTTAGGAGCTACTACTAATGATAAAGTCAATTTTGTTGCTATGGCGACCAAAGAAGCAACTGCCAAAAAGATTCACGCCGGAAATATTGTTAAAGAGGCGGCTAAAGTTGCCGGTGGCGGCGGAGGCGGGCGTCCGGATATGGCCCAAGCCGGTGGGAAAAACCCTCAAAAATTAAATGACGCACTTTTAGCAGCAGAAGAAATTATTAAACAACAACTAATGTGA
- a CDS encoding AI-2E family transporter, with the protein MVVTKLVVRVSLIVAVLTLCGYFLWLVKSGLYPFIIALFLAYLLNPAVAHIEQKGFSRSWSIIIVYSVLFGALTLGAIKIVPILIKELENFAREIPSMAATGQQLLEQFQAQYQNSSLPFSLRIAFDKALLTLENELQGFTASIVDGIINSVSYFIGIVISPVLAFYLLHDWREIREKLLLFIPGKWRNQIIIIVRDIDKVLNGLIRGQLLVAFLVGILVSAGLYLLNVRFALLIGILAGLLDIIPYFGAIIGATPAVTLALLHSPILALKVVILFLIIHQLEGTVIGPKILGESVGLHPLSVIFFVFVGGELGGLPGMLLGVPVAAIVKVVFRHLYKLFV; encoded by the coding sequence GTGGTAGTCACCAAACTAGTGGTCAGAGTAAGTCTAATTGTAGCAGTTTTGACGTTATGCGGTTATTTTCTTTGGTTGGTTAAAAGTGGCCTTTATCCATTTATAATTGCTTTATTTCTGGCATACTTACTTAATCCGGCTGTAGCGCATATTGAACAAAAAGGCTTTAGTCGGTCGTGGTCAATCATTATTGTATATAGTGTTTTATTTGGGGCCCTAACTTTGGGAGCAATTAAAATTGTACCAATCTTGATTAAAGAGCTGGAAAACTTTGCGAGAGAGATACCTTCGATGGCGGCAACAGGTCAGCAGCTATTAGAGCAGTTTCAAGCACAATATCAAAATTCGTCTTTGCCGTTTTCACTCCGGATTGCATTTGATAAAGCCTTATTAACATTAGAAAACGAGTTGCAAGGTTTCACAGCTTCAATTGTTGATGGAATAATTAACAGTGTAAGCTATTTTATCGGCATCGTAATAAGTCCTGTTCTAGCCTTCTATCTATTGCATGATTGGCGCGAAATTCGTGAAAAACTATTGCTGTTTATTCCTGGTAAATGGCGAAATCAAATTATTATTATTGTTAGGGATATTGATAAAGTACTTAACGGATTAATTAGAGGTCAGCTACTTGTGGCATTTCTCGTAGGCATATTAGTTAGTGCAGGTCTTTATCTGTTAAATGTAAGATTTGCGTTATTAATTGGAATTTTGGCAGGTTTGCTTGATATTATACCTTATTTCGGAGCCATAATCGGGGCGACTCCTGCAGTTACGTTAGCGTTATTACACTCGCCTATATTAGCACTCAAAGTAGTAATCCTATTCTTAATCATACACCAGCTAGAAGGCACGGTAATTGGTCCTAAGATACTTGGTGAAAGCGTAGGACTGCATCCGCTGTCGGTCATTTTTTTTGTTTTTGTCGGAGGCGAACTAGGTGGACTTCCCGGAATGCTGCTTGGGGTGCCAGTTGCAGCAATTGTTAAGGTTGTTTTTAGGCACTTGTATAAATTATTCGTTTAA
- a CDS encoding photosystem reaction center subunit H: MQKVSNLIGLPVLETVTGTQIGMVEEVLLDVDQAVIRGVMIDSENWFFKAFGVSFEDLFSIGRDALMVRGSEVIKDLADLSSLSNIYRLKDLVNKQIFTETGFMLGVLVDVVFDAATGEIRSYQVSDSVITDLLYGRQTMPLPQAQVIGQDKLIVPDAMAKLLHAEQIV; the protein is encoded by the coding sequence GTGCAAAAAGTTAGCAACTTAATTGGCCTACCGGTATTAGAAACTGTTACTGGTACGCAGATTGGAATGGTAGAAGAGGTTCTTTTGGACGTTGATCAGGCTGTTATTCGTGGTGTCATGATTGATAGTGAAAATTGGTTTTTTAAGGCTTTTGGCGTTAGTTTTGAGGATTTATTTAGTATCGGCCGGGACGCGTTAATGGTGCGCGGTTCTGAGGTAATTAAAGATTTGGCTGACCTATCTTCGTTGAGTAATATTTATCGACTGAAGGATCTTGTTAATAAGCAAATCTTTACTGAAACAGGTTTTATGCTAGGAGTATTGGTTGATGTAGTTTTTGACGCAGCAACGGGCGAAATCAGGTCATACCAAGTATCAGACAGTGTAATAACCGACCTATTATATGGACGCCAAACTATGCCTTTGCCACAAGCACAAGTTATTGGACAAGATAAGCTAATTGTTCCTGATGCAATGGCCAAACTGCTTCATGCCGAACAAATTGTGTGA
- the mnmA gene encoding tRNA 2-thiouridine(34) synthase MnmA — protein sequence MCAKPRVVVAMSGGVDSSLTAALLVRQGYDVIGITMQIWDNYEPQDDVDHRGCCSLSAVDDARRVAEKIGIPYYVLNFREMFQKTVVDYFIAEYSAGKTPNPCIACNRYVKFEGLLHRARELGAEYVATGHYAIIEYSKELGRYLLKKGIDNSKDQSYALYHLNQHTLKHFMMPLGTYHKTETRKMANELGLSVANKPDSQEICFVPNDDYKSFLAEKAPAALKPGKIVDTKGNVLGQHQGLPLYTIGQRKGLGIAASHPLYVVALDTQANTVVVGNGDEVFADELIAADLNFITVDQLTQPMIVSAKIRYSATPAQAEIIPIGNYQVRVKFEQPQRAITPGQSVVFYNDDIVVGGGIIQQAVRNTR from the coding sequence ATGTGTGCTAAACCCAGAGTGGTTGTAGCCATGAGCGGAGGGGTGGACAGTTCTTTAACTGCCGCCCTTCTTGTGCGTCAAGGCTATGATGTTATTGGTATTACAATGCAAATTTGGGACAATTATGAGCCCCAGGACGATGTTGATCATCGTGGCTGTTGTTCGCTGTCTGCTGTTGATGATGCGCGCCGGGTAGCTGAAAAAATCGGCATACCTTATTATGTGCTCAATTTTCGAGAGATGTTTCAGAAAACGGTTGTTGATTATTTTATCGCCGAATACTCGGCAGGAAAGACACCCAACCCTTGTATCGCTTGTAATCGGTATGTAAAATTTGAAGGCTTGCTTCATCGAGCTAGGGAATTAGGGGCTGAATATGTGGCTACGGGCCACTATGCAATTATTGAATACAGTAAAGAATTAGGACGATACTTACTAAAAAAAGGGATAGACAATTCAAAAGACCAATCGTATGCGTTATATCATTTAAATCAGCACACCTTAAAGCATTTTATGATGCCGCTTGGTACTTATCATAAAACTGAGACAAGAAAAATGGCTAATGAATTAGGTCTATCGGTAGCTAATAAGCCGGATAGTCAAGAGATTTGTTTTGTCCCTAATGATGATTATAAGAGTTTTTTGGCTGAAAAGGCGCCTGCCGCATTAAAACCCGGTAAAATCGTAGATACTAAGGGAAATGTACTGGGTCAGCATCAAGGCTTGCCATTGTATACAATAGGTCAGCGCAAAGGTCTAGGCATTGCTGCCAGCCATCCGCTGTATGTTGTAGCTCTAGATACGCAAGCGAATACAGTAGTTGTAGGGAATGGAGATGAAGTTTTTGCTGATGAGCTAATAGCGGCTGATCTTAATTTTATTACTGTGGATCAACTAACACAGCCAATGATCGTTTCCGCGAAAATTAGATATAGTGCAACACCGGCACAAGCTGAAATAATTCCAATTGGTAATTATCAAGTTCGGGTTAAGTTTGAGCAGCCGCAGCGTGCTATAACGCCGGGCCAGTCGGTAGTATTTTATAATGATGACATTGTAGTGGGCGGAGGAATTATTCAACAAGCCGTGAGAAACACTAGATAA